One Halobacterium zhouii genomic region harbors:
- a CDS encoding PLDc N-terminal domain-containing protein produces the protein MAAFAGLFALFALLWLVFAIVLPLWVYSDAQRNSTDSPVLWALVAFFGGVLGFLLYLIIGRD, from the coding sequence TGGCTGCATTCGCGGGACTGTTCGCGCTGTTCGCGTTGCTCTGGCTCGTGTTCGCAATCGTCCTGCCGCTGTGGGTGTACAGCGACGCTCAGCGGAACAGTACCGACAGTCCAGTGCTGTGGGCGCTCGTCGCGTTCTTCGGCGGCGTCCTCGGTTTCCTGCTGTACCTCATCATCGGCCGAGACTGA